In Magallana gigas chromosome 1, xbMagGiga1.1, whole genome shotgun sequence, the sequence ttttcctatggtttttcgactggtaACATCAAACAtgggcttgctcaagtaccatttttttaGTATGATGGGTATAATTATATGACCAAAACATATGTgaaaatcgtacttgagcagactTGTGCTTTATACTTCCgcatgcaaaaaaataaaataaaaatgacaatatttctTTGCAAAATTGCGGGAATTAGCTCaattaggtgacgtcatagataaatagcGAATGGGCTATAActcaaaattaatgtaaaaggCATCCTCTGAATAcagatttatgaagatttgatttttatacatgtacgctACTATTTAGATTTTCGTTGGAATTAGGGGCAGATGTTTAACCATACCAAATATAGTCTTTTGACTCACTCCAAACAACCAATAATGAAACTGCAGCCCTGCTCTAATGCTACCCTTTGCATGTACAAATAATCCAGAACAAAGGACGTTCATATATTGTGACCGATAATCAAGATGTGGAACGGAAATCGGTATGGACAGAAACCAACTCCTTTGTTATATATCATTGATCCTTTGGACAAACATCGAATCGAAAATGTAAACAGtaaagtccccccccccccccaccaccacctgAGAAGTAAGTTTCTTTGCCAGAGAGTGTTAGTTCAGGGCGGATGTCAGTAActttaacatttgattttctaaCGGGGGAATCTAGACTTGATGTACCCCCGTCCCTTGAGATTTATGCAGAAAAAGCACATACTATACGTTAATAGTGAAGAAGGAAGAGATGATTTTATAATGGTTggaatttttgtttattctaaCAAAATAGGTGTACAAAAGAGTGTCCTATTGGATTTTACGGAGAATTCTGCTTAAAAGAATGCAACTGTGAAAATGGCGGCACTTGTGATCCCGTGACAGGCAACTGTAGCTGTGTACAAGGGTTTGTTGGACCAACGTGTGTTGTAAGAGGTCAGTTTAAGCTTCGAAGATTATACATAACtataaagcaaaacaaaatattttctcgTCGAATTGTTTACGTCGTAGAAACGTAAAGGTTTGTCTTTAGCATATATGCTTATCTACTTTGCATAAAGAGCGATCACTTGCCATATTCAGAAATCATGTgacatttgtttgtttttaatataaagcCTGTGATGACTGGAAGTATGGAAAGAACTGTAACAGTCCCTGTCAGTGCAACACCACATTTTCAGACAAGTAAGCTTAAAAACCAGaattaaaacaatgaataaaaagaatatCCGGTCATAATGCACAAATAATTCTACTGGACCCTAAATATTCCCCCAAGCGTTAATTATACAAGTCTTATTACATCCAGCAAATCACAGAAATTAAACATCGGTGTTCTGCCTAGAGAGGAAAACCTCTATGTAGAAGCCAACGATTCGACTGAAAGTACATTTCAAAGGTGTAATGGTATTTAAGCAACATAAATTCGGTTTTTTCCCCCAATTACAATTATTATAGCTGTCATCCGGGTACTGGAGAGTGTGTCTGTAGCCCTGGTTACAGCGGAGTCACGTGCAGCGAACCATGTCCGGCGCCAAAGTATGGAGAAAAGTGCGGGAAACAGTGCAACTGCTTAAATGGCGCTCTCTGTCATCACGTGACTGGGGAATGTCAGTGTGAGAAAGGATACATAGGCCAAAGGTCAGTTTGAATAACCAAAACTCATCTAACGATTCAATGGATTCATGACGATACCTGTTGTTGTATGATATTGATATAAtataactttatatattttgtggTGTTCTCAAATCTTAGTAAACTCAACTTATGACCTTTCATTagatttagaaccattttaacagcaCCTTAGACTTTCAGTAGaatgtaactatctatttctattaacaaattaaaatgtcGCTGGTTTCAAGCGGAATATACACACAATTGCGTAGTCTTCgttcaaaagccagacaaaccttgttgatttcagagagccatgacttagtggccagcaatgaaatagacaggcctacgacacattgctgtttgacacaacaaCCCAatgtccaagctcttgttaaaatggttctatattgACGAAGTTTTATGTTATAACGTCGCAACTTTTGTTCCAGATGCAATCAGACGTGCCCTCACGGCTGGTTTGGTAGAGACTGCTCTCAGATGTGTACCTGCCAAAATGGCGGTGTATGCAATTTTATTAATGGCTACTGCGACTGTTCACCGGGTAAATGTTTAACATTCGAGCTTCATAAACCATTAGATGAATTTAGTTtgcaaaatacaaatttatccGGCATCGATTGACCCTTCGTAATACTGTTTATTTGTAGAGTAAATTGACCTTTATGGGCAATGATCTAGCGTGTAGATAACTATTTGACATAAACAATTTAATATGTcgttacgtcatatttcacAAACGTATGCCAATTTGCCTCGAAAAAAAAAGCAGTAACGCTGTCAGTAAAAGGGTATATAAACATGAACATCACAATCAAAAacgaattaaaatatttatgtataaaaCATTCTGCATAAATACAATTCATAAACTCTTGGGTACTTATAAAATGGGTACAAGTATAACCCGTAAAATATTCCTTTTCATCTGCTGCACGATGCCATGAttagaaatatattaataaggttctctgaaattaaaaaaaaccaggtTGGACAGGATGaattatgtatttgtttttgtagGATTTATAGGTCTGCATTGTGAAAAACCCTGTAGCGCTGGTTACTATGGTTACAACTGCACCAAGAAATGTGACTGTCTGAATGATGAGTACTGTAACCCTAGAAACGGCGAGTGTCCTTGTCGCCCTGGGTATGAAGGCCCGAAATGTGAAAACCAGTGCAAGGTAAAATTAGccccatttttatttcaaagtttctTCTCGAATTTACTTAAAACGTTACTTCTAGTTTAGCCTCttacttttgattttcattaaattcaaaataacaaaactCCCTTCTATTGGTTTGTCACTTAGTTGTTTTAAAGACGGTCTTAGAAATAATGTGGcccaattaattaaaacatttctctCATTGCAAAACCAATTAAACAGAGTAATTAGACAACAagtaatgaaaataatacattttgaagcggttttttttttctttagagaTGGACCTTTGGTCAGAATTGTGGACAGAGATGTGGTTGTGACATAAAACATAGCTACACGTGTGGGGGAGAGAACGGGGAGTGTTTCTGTGACCCAACGTGGTTTGGtgagtttttatttattaactggTTCATTTATCGATACGTATTCCAACGATTCTCATATACatggaataaaaataacaaagacCTGTATAAAATCGCTCGGTATTTACCTGGGACATGATAAAACTGTATGctatgaaaaaaattggataagTAAACTAgaaaaaactagaaaaaataCTAAGTGTCTGGAAAAGACGAAATTTAACCATATTTGGTAAATGCACTGTAGTCAATACCCTagcaatatcaaaaatattatataatgccaatatttttgaaaacccTAACagtgacttttttaaagctgcttctaaacttatatataactttatttggaAAAAGCGAGaccaaattaaaagaaatactctAATTGGCAATATTGAACAAGGTGGAATAGGTGTTATTGATATTGAAAGCAAATTTCATGCTGCTAAAGTGTCATGGATAAGtagaatattaaatgaaaacagtGTTATACATAGAGCACTTAGTGCAGTTATGAGACAATATAAACTTGCTAtctctgatattttaaaaacaacagaatACAACTTTTTggaatcatcatttttcaaaatgctgAAACTTCCTGTTTTTTACGGAAATGTATTTTCAGCTTTTAAcagatgtaaaaaacaaaaaaatgtgaataCGCTAAATAGAGACGAATTCCTGAGTCAATTTATATGGAACAATAACCTTTTCCAGTATGAAAATAAACCACtatgttttgaaaattggataaaaagtggaattttgtatgttaaagatatttttgatgaaaatggaGAGTTTTATGATATGATGTACTTTACACAAAAACTGGTTAGAAAAAACAATATCTTATGTGAATATATCATGCTTAGAAAAGCATTTAAAgcttataaagaaaaatttgactGCAGCTATTCAAAATACGTCAAAATCAAACAttgtgtatcttttttatttcgaAACAATACCGTTAATTCAgttaacaatgttaaaagtaatttttactattcattgtttattgataaaaagtttcaaaaaccAATATACGAAAATAGATGGAGAAAAGTTTTTAACGACACATTATGTCTATTGGAAAATGTGTATATtgcaaaaatcaaagaaatatatgaaaaaagaatctcagaatttaattacaaaCCTCTTCATGGTATATTGAACAATAATGTATGTGTCAGTAAATGGAACAAAACTGCCTCTCCATTGTGCGAAGTGTGCAATGTTAACGAGGATATAAAACACCTTTTGTATGATTGCAAAATTGTCAAACATTTCTGGGAGAGAATAAgcatgtacttaaaatttgaTGTCACATGGAAAATTGTTGTACTAggtttttacaatgaaattaacgagaaaacttcttttttgaataactttttgtctttcattagttttacaatatataaatataaaatgaaatgtagaatTCAGAAAGAAAGAATGTGTGAGCAAGACCTAAGGCACAAGCTTAAAAATACTCTTTTTCTCCAGAATGTAATTATCACCAGTATTGGTAGAAATAAAaacgatttttataaaaatgttggaAACTTTCTATCATTTCAAAACAGTATATGAAGTAccatatttttgatatatgatATGTGATACAGTAATACGATGTATGTTTATGATAAAtactaattattataattattgtacaatagatttaatatgtataacaatagtatttttttttcatgcatgtaAAACTATGCTTATTACACAGAAGATATATTTATACGATACGAGtatcaaaatatgtatgttttgtGATGaagaatgattttaataaaagataaataaaaaaaaaaaacgtatctTAAAGGTAAATGTTTTAggttttataaaatttcttcAAGAATTTTAGTTGTATCACAACTTGCTAATCAAATGAACTGCATTCACAGGCATACTTTAAACCAACATTTGTGATACATTTACAAGTGAAATGCACTGTCATAAGTTTATCTGTgaatttatttaacttttttttcaaatttaaactcATGACAGTGCATTTCACTGAACTTCACATGAACTTggaataatcatttttttctttttttcaaatcatgttttataaagtatataaaaaaattattacatgacATTCTTAAATTCTAGAACAATATTATCGTGCTATTGCTTTTTCGAAAGGTGTGAATTGTACGAGCAAATGCAAGGACGGTAACTGGGGAGACAATTGTGATAAAAATTGCACGTGTTACAATAGAGGGTCATGTGACCAGGCGACCGGAACTTGTATTTGTAGGCCTGGATATCACGGCAGTGATTGTTCAAAAggtaattatcataaaaaagagAGGCTTGAATAAGTTCAACGATAGCTTAATACAACTCAATTCTCAACTCAGAtcttaaaaaaagaacatgAATTTTAAGCAATATATATTAGACTTGAGGCTGAGAATTGCTTTGAGGAAAGCTGGTGACGGTGGGGACTAGTGTTATCGAATATTCAATTTTAACTtatattatattgatatttcaaaaagattaaGTAAAAGGCAAAGACATACCCCTTCATGtttaaatattgtttcatatgttcaaaaaaatgactattttcaaaaatggttaAAGAGATGTActcaaaaagagaaaaaaaaatgaggttagaaaaggagacatacgTGATGTAACGAGGTATATCTAAAAAGAAATTTGCAAAGTGAACGTTTTAATTCTGCATAAACATAATGTACTGTGGGCAATGCATAAACTAACGATCTTGATATTATGTCAACTGTCTATTTCTCCTCATTTTTGAAGCATGTGACGAGGGTTACTTTGGAAACAGCTGTCGATTTCAGTGTAAATGTGAGGCTACTCAGACCTGTGACCACGTGACAGGCCAATGTATTTCACCCACGTGTCCGGCTGGACTCACGGGGCCCACGTGTCAATACAGTAAGAACGCTTTATAGAAGTAATGCCAAACGAAACTTATATAAAAGTAATATTGCAGgctataatatacaatataataatatataatatataatatgttattttatttcatttttcagaaAAACTTACATTGCTTTCAATTTTATGATTCTTAAGtgataaagataatttattagtttctcaataaaattgatttgtttcttattttcatatGTCTACAACATGATACTGCTCGGTTTTAGCAATTTGACTCACTTTTGATTGTATATAGACATTACATTCAATAGGTTTATATATTCACTGAATGAACTTCTGTAGCgttttgattggttaatttaaaatcagttttaccAAAGCTTTGTTTTAGTAGTTGTCTTTGATTGGttcatttctttatatatttgcaGCCTGTCCATTGGATCGCTATGGAGTGCGTTGCAACGAAACTTGtccattgtgtaaaaatttggGCTTCTGTCATTCCCAAAATGGTTCCTGTATTTGCTTTCCCGGGTTCTTTGGAACTCTATGTGAAAAAGGTAAGTACTTCGATATTGTTTTATGTAATTGTTACTCTTTTATATCTTTGTATCTTTCGGCAATGTTGTTGTCTACAGCAGTTACATGAATATACCACTAAGATCATATAAAGTATTACTTTTACTTTCAGTTTGTCCTGATGGTTACTATGGATACAAATGCAGCGCCAATTGTTCATGTGAAAATGGCGCGAACTGTAGTAAATCTGACGGATGGTGTGATTGTCCCCCAGGTTATATCGGGACCAGCTGTTCTCAGAGTAAGTTACACAGAAGCgttttatcatattttgcatgtaaatgTCCATATATATACCCTTTCTGTGTTTTACATAAGAAGAGCGACAATCTTCAACTCTCTTTCATATAtgatttgatacattttatGGTTTATGATCTTTATCCTTGAAGATTTAAGTGATACAAACCTGATGGTTACTGATGTATTTAAttgtttacttttataaaatttttaaataaaatttaatcgaTTTGATGCAATGGGCGTAATCGCTGAaataagtactcgcgtaaaaaaAGAATTCTACGGTTATCGTAAGGAAAAACAACTTatgtttaatttcatggattgttttttttttgtgacgTCAGGTTGTCCCGATGGTTATTATGGGAAGCACTGCAATCGGACCTgcctttgtgacgtcacacattTTTGTCACCCGTCATACGGCTGTATACGTGAGTGAAATTTCTGCTTTTTGATAAAAGTGGCACCTATGATACTTACTCTGCTGTACTTATGACAGGACCActagaataaaattatttaaacacgTCGGTAATGGTGCCGATTAAAAGTTTACCAAAAAATAGAATACTATAGATGACCTTTGAAATTCTGATAGCAATATTATTTATTCTGGAAATGAGAACTTAATCAAAGGAAACTCACTTCAAATCACcatttgaaaaattgtatttttatggCAGATTACTAATATGGAACATATAAAGACTTTCTGTCCTTTTAGATAAACTGTTTAGACCTATAACCCAAACTAATTTAAAGCAAGTAAAAATAGATGTTAGAAAATATGATTCGATTACTTATtagaataatttctttttttcaaaaatgcattgttttgcgtgaaaaaaaaatgttttaggacaaaccaagaatatatatgacttccatttatctttttgttatattttctattataaGCACAAGATCGACCCCAAATTGCCAAAGTAGTGAGCAATGTAGAGGAATCATCTTCCCGTGGTCTAATTATCGGAATTACCGTAGCCGCTGTCGTGGTTTTGACtgttatcatcatcatcattgtcGTCTACTACAAGCGTCGAGTCGGGCGTCTAAAGTCTGTAAACCGTGCAGTGATGCATTATATACAATCTACCGAAGGAACCGACGCAGGTGATTATACTAATATCGTAATTACAAAGATTATTGAACATGTTGTTTGTGTTATTATAGATACGAGCtgcctaataaaaaaaaaacaaagaaaaaacttaaTTGCAAAATGCACGACATTAGGGAAtaagagttttttttattgattcgTTTGCACGAAATGCGTTGTATAGTAttgtaagaaaatatatttgaaaaagtaaataattgaaTGAATGTATGATGAAAAAAACTTAATCCCAATTTTTGGGTAAGACTAGGTACGCTTTCTGAATTTAGATATGAAATGagtgttaaatttaaaatgaaaagtttccaaaaagctgaaaaaaagaaatgttcaaCCATGTCCTTTTTAACATTCCACTGCAATTAAGTGcaatgttatatatacatgtgtatgtagtatatattttgctaattttctaAATAGATGGTAATTTACCAGTGCCTGGAATCATAAACCCCGTGTATACAACAAACAACCAGAATGTACCCAACCTTGAGCGGGAAATTCAGCGCCAGCAGCAACAGAGCAACCACCAATGCGCACCTTCCTGTAACGAGAACGAGGTTGCATGCAGTGTTCCTAGTATTGATCCAACAGATGTTAAAAATGTTAGTCTTCCAGTAAATGGAGCATGCGTGACGGTATCATCGACTGACGATGACAGCGAATCAGACAGATACACCACGCTTACAGATATTCAGGCTAAACTGACAGAAATTGATAGAACAGGTGCACGCcattcatttgattaaaacatGCAAGACCTAGcatttttttcagtcaaatCTACTAGAGTTACTATTACTGTTACAAATAAATTAGAACtgatttaacaaatttaaaaaaaaagatctgtATTTAAGTACAATAcagttttcaatgtttttttttaaactcgaattttaaaaaagcataatatttttcttcttaaaaaaaatctgtttcatCAAGTTCAGCCGGAAaattacttgtatatatattgaataccgAAACTACTCTGTAAAGTATATTATATACGGCGCcttttaaggtacctcactacacccagacttttatactttttaagacactacgtcacaagatggcgatttaaatgttttgttaaactgtttatcaagcattttttttttttagaaaacgcGGCCTGTGCCAAGCTGGATGCTAAAAACGAAAACAACTACGAGGTCAACTTAGATGACATTGAAGCCccaaaaagacaaaatatacCTGACTATGACAACGTATCAATAGGTTTATGACTATTTAGATCTATTCATATAAGTGGGATATTATGTTGGCTTCATTCGATTGCGTTAAATTTGATTAGTTcctttctcttttttaaaagtaatgattatttttacatgttgttagcaagtttattattttaaacaacataaCGGCCACTTtcgttttgtaaaaataaaatatttatcataccCCACGTAGCCAGCTTTTGACATGTTCGTCTGTTAGTCCGTTAGTCCTATTGTGTTGTAAGCACAACTCCTTTTAAACCGCTGCACACAATTTCAAGAAACTTTGTAGTAATTTTGGACACCATGAGTAGATTTGCATATTACCAGAAATGTTTGATTACAATATTTTTCTGGAACTTTCAGCCTTTTAAAACTTAAGATTCTCGCCATATACGGAATATATAATGATGATTTTATACTGAATATAGTCATGAACCGATTGTTAACACAACTCCTTAACCACATCACGTAATACTTATGAATTCTCAAAAAGACAAAATCCATAAAATCCATCAGCAGTAAAGACTCAAGAGTTATCTCCGGTTTCCTCCCACATCAGTGGCCCCGTTGCGTTTCATCCATGCcaataatagaaaataatataagttgtagaacttgatTGTCAATTGTTGTATTATAGATAAAGTTTAGTTCAGTATCAAGCAGGATTGAACATGTTTCTATTGATACCCATCCACTTATTTTCACATGTTTGTGACAAATATAGAATCAGACATCAAATTGATATCTTTTTAGtatatctaaatgttttatattaaaaagtaatGTGCAAACTTCGAATTTAATGGGAAAAAAGGATTTTGTTTTCAGATAACCCACgttatttataaattgattataatttatattgaaGAATCTGGCCATGTAATTTCATCCTCTGACATTGAAAAGGTACTTCCATAAGTGTTACAGACTATGGCTATGTATAACGTGACCCTTTTTCGAGACGTTGTCAGTAATGGCAGTGTATCTTTCCAAACAGGAACAATGTTCCTTGTGCTGAggaataaaatgtaatattcCATTCAATCAGAACTTCATTACATTGCTGAAACGAATAAGGACGTAGCGGATATTACATAATCATCATCATGCATGGCTAGAAGTACACTCTCGGAAAATGACGTTATTTATTTGTTAGATAAAAAAGTCGAGTTGTTACTATTACGACATTATTTTGATACGTTTTGGAATACTTGGTGGTCTTTTTGTTAAGCTACAGCTTTTGATGGCAGGCTATCTACTGACATGTAAAACTACTGTATGTGTTgaatgcagatttttttttcatttgttatgATTCTATTGTGTTCGCTgttttatgtattatatttgaatttatgCAGAGTGTGTAATTTATGACTGTTCACAAGTATATTGTTCAACATTTGAGAATTCATCGCATTTAGGATAACTGATTTtaatcataaatttattttttttaaaaggacgtacaagtacatgtaaggaGATAAAGGCATTTACATTCTTACTGCAATAAAGTAAACGCTCTTTATCCCAAGTGCAGTTTCATCgtaattatttttgcaaaaCACTTCACTTTAGAAATATTATACAACTTATAATACTTTACATATATAATGCAACGTTAAAAAGTATTGTATTCATATTTCTTACGTTAAGACATAAGCTTAAGTAGATATGATATGTTTCATGTAATCATTTTATTAGTGTGTtataattgta encodes:
- the LOC105346814 gene encoding protein draper; this encodes MMPCNQYLVKISLLSLSLVSVTQCLSEGDPNVCHKPVSYLKTITTTTAESYQRCSKTWCWDISKGFHCTECRMLYKVGYKQEVLTLYRKEFYCCPGYFLVYDQCIHCPTGTWGPNCQKQCDCSGHGRCDPDSGHCICAAGYTGERCQTKCPEGSHGPNCQLLCQCKNGATCSVTNGACFCPPGYHGTLCTKECPIGFYGEFCLKECNCENGGTCDPVTGNCSCVQGFVGPTCVVRACDDWKYGKNCNSPCQCNTTFSDNCHPGTGECVCSPGYSGVTCSEPCPAPKYGEKCGKQCNCLNGALCHHVTGECQCEKGYIGQRCNQTCPHGWFGRDCSQMCTCQNGGVCNFINGYCDCSPGFIGLHCEKPCSAGYYGYNCTKKCDCLNDEYCNPRNGECPCRPGYEGPKCENQCKRWTFGQNCGQRCGCDIKHSYTCGGENGECFCDPTWFGVNCTSKCKDGNWGDNCDKNCTCYNRGSCDQATGTCICRPGYHGSDCSKACDEGYFGNSCRFQCKCEATQTCDHVTGQCISPTCPAGLTGPTCQYTCPLDRYGVRCNETCPLCKNLGFCHSQNGSCICFPGFFGTLCEKVCPDGYYGYKCSANCSCENGANCSKSDGWCDCPPGYIGTSCSQSCPDGYYGKHCNRTCLCDVTHFCHPSYGCIPQDRPQIAKVVSNVEESSSRGLIIGITVAAVVVLTVIIIIIVVYYKRRVGRLKSVNRAVMHYIQSTEGTDADGNLPVPGIINPVYTTNNQNVPNLEREIQRQQQQSNHQCAPSCNENEVACSVPSIDPTDVKNVSLPVNGACVTVSSTDDDSESDRYTTLTDIQAKLTEIDRTENAACAKLDAKNENNYEVNLDDIEAPKRQNIPDYDNVSIESGHVISSSDIEKVLP